The Kosmotoga olearia TBF 19.5.1 sequence TCCCTGTGAGCAGCTTAATTGCCGTAATGATCAATTACTTTCTGACAGGAACAATACCGGAATTGAGTACCCTAAAGAGTTTTTTGGCTAATCCCATAAAGCTGATACCCTTTGCCGTTTTCATGCTTTTCTTTGGACCAATAGTGGAAGAATTAGGATGGAGAGGTTTTGCGCTTGATCATTTGGAAAAACGATATAGCTGGATTAAGTCGAGTATCATATTGGGGTCCTTTTGGGCTTTGTGGCATCTTCCCTTGTTTTTTGTCAGAGGGACTTATCAATATAACCTGATGAACGATTCATTCATTTACTTCATAGACTTTATGGTGGCCTTTTTCCCGGCGAGTGTTGTGATGGACTGGATTTATAATAACAACGGGAGAAGTATCTTATCCGGTGTGCTGTTTCATTTTTGCATGAACTTCTTTGGTGAGGTGATCGATTTACCGAACCACATAAAACCATATTCAACCATTGTGATGATGACAGTAGCAATAGCTATTTTGATATCGTGGAAGTCGAAGAACGAGAATAGAGATTCGAGACCTGAGATCTGGTAGCCACTGCGCGGCGCCGAAAAATGAAGATCCCTCCAGTCTCAAGGAAATAATATAACCGTAAAAGCAGTTAAGGGGTTAAAAAGGATGAACAGGCACTTAGGTACGATACCATTTTTATCCGGAAATAGATGAGGTAGAAGAATGACTGAATATTACAGGATTTATCATGGAAAGCGAAGACATATCAGAAGGGTATCATCATTTTATCGTTCGAAAATAACTGATTTACATGAAGACTGCTTCAACATAAAAACATGAGTGCCTCATCAAGAGATGCTTATTTAAACATAAATATACTATTCTGATCTTCTTGCTTTTTATTTCACCAGTTGTTAGCAAAATGGTAAAATTAGGAGTGATCGAGGATTTGCGGGGTCGAACATTATTTGATTTTAGTGAGTGGTAAAGAGTTATCTCAAGAATGTTTGAAAGATATTGCGTTTTGAAATTGTACCGTGATGTACATACTTGGGGGGATGAATGTGTTGGTAGAGAAGAGCAAAGTTGATCAGCTAATTGATCTTGTTAATTCCCGCTATTTTGGATGGAAGGGTTTTGAGGATGATAGGTTCCTGGAAGAGGAACGAGATTACAAGGTTGAAACAGTAAAGAGGGCTAAAGAGTTATTAAATGAAACAGTTTTAGCTGGACTGATTGAAAGCAAGGCTTATTCGGAGTTGTTTGAGAGGATAGAAAAGATTGGCAAAGACAACAACCTGCTGTTTAATTCTATACCAACAAGCGGGGATTTAAGGTTGCTCTTCTCCACTAAAATAAACAAAGAAGCCTTTTCAAAGGAGTTTTTTAATCTTCTGTATGGTTCCGGTTCTTCGGAAGAACGTCTGGAAAAATTCTGTAATTTTGTTGAAAAAAGCGGAGAAAAATCTTACTGGACATTTCCCACGTATTTTCTTTTCATTGTTTACCCTGAAAGTGAGTATTTTGTAAAGCCATCGGTAGTATCCTGGTTTGCGAACTTCTTTGGATTTGCGTTTAGCAGAAAACCAGATGCAAGGAGCTACAAGCTTTTGAAAGATTACTCTTTTGAATTGATGAAGGCTCTTTCTGATTTCAATCCCAAAGATATGATAGATATACAGAGTTTTATTTGGGTTGCGTATCGAGAAAGCATTGGCAAAATTATTCTTCCGCAGAAAAAAAAGGAATTCGGGAAGTTTTTCAACGAGTTTTTAGAAGAATATTTCAATACTGAAAAAGGGCAAGCCCACTTCCAGGAATATGAAAGTTGCAGGAAACAGGGAAGGAAGAATTTTGAGTATGTTCTTAAAGAATGGGAGAAAGGTAATGACATAACTGATCTCGTTTTGAAAAAACTCTTACCTTATGATCAGAATTCTGCTGAGAAGGATCCAGATGTCTGGAATCACGTAGCACCTGCGGTAAATATCTCATTAAAAAAGAAATATGAAAGTATTGGTTGGGTTAAACCTGATGGATGGTCCAAAGTTACGGAGGTTATATTTACGTTTATCAAAGATTGTTATGAGAATCCTGATGAACTTGAAAAGATATGCGAAAGGTACGACTAGTCTGGCTATTCAAAGGGATTTCAGTCCGGAATTTTGTCCCCGATCCTGAATGCACTTAATCCGGATAAATTCCATATTATAAATAATAAACCTAGATGGGTTCTTGAATTCTTTATGGGAAAAAATCAACCCCAACCAATGAAGTATTATCCAGAGATTAACAAGGTTATTGAACAGGTAATTGTCGAACTGTCGGGTATTTTGAGTGGGATTACTGAAGACAGAATCAGACAGGCCGACCTTTTCGATGAGTTTTGCCATTGGTTTATTTCGATAAAAAAGCACCCTCTTAAAAAACCGCAATACTGGAAAATCGCGCCAGGAGAGCAGGCCTGGGAATGGGAGAGTTGCCGTGAGAATGGTTATATTGCTATCGGTTGGGAAAAGCTTGGTGACATATCCAGAATGACAAGAAAAGAATTCAATGAAAAGGCTGAAAGATTGAGCAAAGAGATCGATGGATACAAAAAGGTCGGGATGGAACAGGTATGGAATTTTGCGAAAGACATCAAAGAAGGGGATTATGTTATTGCAAATCTCGGGACAAAAGAAGTTCTAGGAATAGGAGTAGTGACTGGACCTTATTATTTTGTAGAAAACACACGACACGGGCATCGATTGCCCATTGACTGGATTGATACGCAGAAAAGAGAGGTAAAAAAACCTGCGTGGGTTAGAACACTGATAAAACTGGATGAAGAAGAATTCAGGGAGATTGTTGAAACCCCTCCGGGAACTTTTTCAGATGGGTTATTTACGGAGAAAACTTTCGAACTACTCGACCAGCTGCATGAAAATCCGACTAGGGCCTTTTATCATGAAAGAAGCGGTGAATTTGATAAGTATGTAGTAGAACCTGTCAAGGAATTAATGACTACAGTTGCTTCAAAGCTTCCCAAAGAAATGAAAGAGAAGCTCGAAACGGAGAAGAGTATATTTGGAAAGATCCCAAAAAATGATTTTGGTCGGGGTGGGGCATGGGATCATTTCTGGGGTGCTTTTTATCCCCGGGGAAGAAAAAGAATTGAATCTGCGCAGTTGTTTGTCTGGATCAATCGTGATGTGATGAGATATGGCTTTTCGATAGGCATGTATGGAGGTTCAGATGCTAAGGTTTTTACGAAAAACCTTCGAGAGAATGCTAGACAAATAATCCATATATTCAATGAAATGAATATTTCGGATAGTCTTCTGTTTGGCGATAGGGCAGAAATAAAGGTGCTTTCTGGAGTTCATAATGCCAAGGCCGTGGATATCGAAACGTGGGTGAATGATATCAAAAATCAGCCTCTTACTGTTTGTGTGGAGATACCGAGCAATGAGGTCTTATCTTTTGCTAAAGAGAGATTGGTAGATAAAGTTACGGAATGCTTTGTAAAGCTTTATCCTCTGGTTATACTGACAATTGAAGAGAACGATCCTATGAAGGAAATTATTGAGTTTATTTCTGGTCCGGACGAATACGAGCGGAATCCTGCGTATCCTCTTGACGAGTTAAGCGCTGAGATAGGTTTTGAAGAAAGTCTACTTGAAAGATGGATAAGAGCTATTAACCGAAAGGGGTAAGCGATAATTTATGGTCCCCCCGGAACTGGAAAAACGTTTGTTGCCAGGAAGATTGCCCGACATCTTATCGGTGGTGGGAATGGTTTTATTAAAACGGTTCAGTTTCATCCTTCTTATTCTTATGAGGATTTTATTCAAGGTATAAGGCCAACTTCAGACGAAAACGACACACTAAAATACCCGGTTGTTCCAGGAGCGTTTATGAAGTTCTGCAAAGAAGCGAGCGAACGTGATGGAATCTGTGTCATGATAATTGATGAGATCAACCGTGCAAACCTTTCTAGAGTTTTTGGTGAATTAATGTATCTCCTTGAGTATCGAAATGAAGACATCACTTTGCCCAGTGGAGAGAGATTTAAGATACCCGAAAACGTGCGAATCATTGGTACTATGAACACAGCTGATAGGTCTATAGCGCTCGTTGATCATGCGTTAAGAAGAAGGTTTGCTTTCTTAAGATTGTGGCCAAATTATGAGATTTTGAGGAATTTCCATGCTGGTGGAGATTTTAATCCGGAAGGTCTAATACAGGTTCTGGAGAGGTTAAACAGGAATATTGAACCACATTATCAGGTCGGGATCACATTCTTTCTTGAGGAAGGTATCAAAGACAAGATTGAAGATATCTGGTGCATGGAAATACTTCCTTATCTTGAGGAATATTTCTTTGACCAACCTGAAAAAGTGGATGAGTTCAAATGGGAAAAGGTAAAGACTGAAATTTTGGGGGAAGATAGTTGACAGTGAAAAACATCATCGAATTGAAGGAATACAAAAAGAAGATAGTGCCAAAAGAGGATCTACCCAACGAACTTGGAGCGTTTCTCTGGCGTGAAAATGGTAACAAAATAAACGTTGAGTTTCCGACCCTTAAGACCGCTAATAACTGGGAGCTGACTTCAAACGGGTGGGTTGGATACATTCCTTTATCACAAGAATATGGTCTCAGGTTGCTTCCGAGAGTTGAGCTTAAAAACCTTCTCCACATGCTCGAGTACGCGTATAATTTGAAATCATTTCAATTTATTGAAGGCATCCAGGATTGTGAGACTATTGAAGAGTTATATGAAAGACTGGTCAAGGTTTTTGTGAAACGTGTTATAGATCGTACAAAGAGAGGCTTGTACAGAGAATACATTCAACAAAACGATAGATTACCATATGTGAGGGGAAAATTAAATGTTCGGTCGATGATAAAGCAGCCCTGGAAAGTAAAGCTCGATTGTGTTTATCAGGATCATACGAACGATATTGAGGAAAACCAGATAATACTCTGGACTCTTTCGAAGCTAGTCATGAGTGACAGCATAAGTGAAGGAACGAGGAATCTTGTCAGAAAAGCGTACAGATCTCTGGCAGGAACTATCAAAGTCAGGCCTTTCAAACCTTCAGAATGTATAAAAAGATTCTATAACAGATTGAACAGCGACTATCTTCCCATACATGTTCTTGCAAAGTTCTTCCTTGAAAATAGCGGTCCTGCAGTAAAGTCTGGAACCAGTAAGATGATTCCTTTTCTCGTGAATATGCCCCGGTTGTTTGAGAAGTTCATTGCCGAATGGTTGAAGAAGAATTTGAAAGGGTATATAGTACGTGCTCAGGAGAAGGTCAATTTAGATAAAGAAAATAGCCTGAGTTTTAATATCGATCTTGTCATCTATAGTGGATTAACAGGAGAAGCCGTTGCTGTTTTGGATACGAAGTATAAAATCAATGAACGTCCTTCGGATAACGATATATCTCAGATAGCCAGTTACGCTATGACAAAGAACTGCACAAAGGCTTTTTTGATTTATCCGATAGACATGAATCCACCGGTGAATGTTACCGTTGGAAGTGTCGCTATCAGATGTCTTACTTTCCAGCTTTCGGGAGATCTTGAAGCAAATGGCATGAGAATGGTGGATGAACTGATGAGATTTATTGAATAGAATAGTAAACCAGGGACAATGTCCCTGGTTTTAGTTTGTTGATTGAAGATAAAACTCAGTAGATTAATCAAAACTCTTTTTTCCATGGCACAAGGAAGTTGTGATCATCTGACATGACAGAGAAATACAGGGCGTTTGCTGCCGTAGAAAAGCCGCTTACAAAGGCAACTACTGCACCCATTCTCTTGAGTCTTCTTAATCCTTCAAGCATTACAGTTTTTCCCAGTCCACGGCGCTGGTGTTCTGGTACTGTTCCTACTGGTTCGATGTATCCAGTGCGTGTGAAATCGTCGTACCAGATGGTGCAGAATGCCGCGATTTCTCCTTCGGGAGCGACTGCTACGATATCAAGGTCGCGGCGGTAAAGAGGCTGTTTCTGGATATTATGGTACCATTCCCAGCCATCATATTTTTCATCCGGTTCATTTGGGTGAAATGCCCTCCACGACGCCCAGCTTCTCGCTGGAATCTCCTGTTCGTCTCCCAATGCGCGTATCACATAGCCCTTTGCGACCGATGCATCAGGGATGGGAATTGCCAACGATCGACGGTGCTGGCAGTCCCGAATTTCTGTTTTGGTGTAACCTCGACCCTCAAGTATTCCCTTTCGAAGATCATCGTTTTCATGAGCCCAGACGTATAGCACCTTACGACCAATTGAGCACGAGTTAGCAAGGTGCTTTTCGGCGACAGCAATCATTTCCTCTTCCATTTTTTTTGTGCGAAAAGCGGGGTGCACGTGAAGAAACGCGTCACCTCTGCCTTCTGGGTTCAGTACGGCTGCAATCTTTCCGTCTGGTGTTTCCCAGATGTATGTAACCTTTTCAACCGGATCATAGGCATCACCGTTTTCTATTACATGCCAGCGCCAGTAATCGAGTCGTGCGACATGCCAGTTTAGCTGGCGCAGTTCGTTGAGAATGAGAGTCTGACGTAAAAAATTGCGAATACGCCAGTAATCGTTTTCTTCCTGAAACATGCGCATGATTAGTCTTCTCATTGTTTTTGTCCCTTCCGCTAGTTATAACTTACATTTGTGCCTAAGTATAAAATAGGGCAGCTAAATCATTTTACCTGTTTCCAGTATTTCCTTTTTATACCGTCTCTCGGTTCTTCGAATCTGGACCATTCGAATCCTTTATCCACAAGAAATCTGTGGATTTCGTTGTCTTTATCGCCGTTGCCGGGGCAGAGAATAATCATCCCACCGGGTTTGGTTACTCGCAGCAATTCTTTGTATTCTTCTTCGGGAGTATCACCGAACACGTGGCCGCCCATCGTTACATCTGCAAACTGATCAGGGAAAGGTATTTCTTCGATTAAACCATCGACTACGTATATATTCGTAAGTCCTTTTTCTTTGGCCTTTTTTCTTAAATATGAACGTAGATTTGCAACAGGTTCGACGGCAAATACCGTTTTTGCCTTTTCAGCTGCAACGATTGTTAGCCTTCCGGTTCCGGCTCCAACGTCTATAACGGTTTTTCCGGAAAAATCGACCAATGATAACAATTCATTTGAATCCCAGTTCAAAAATGGTTGCTGGTCATATACCACCGGGTCAACAACGAATACAACCCAATCGTTTATGGCAGTTAGTACGGCTATCTCGGCCTCGCGGACCTTTGCGGGATCATTTATTGGTTCATTTTTTATGTTCTCCAATATTTTATCAACCCAATCATTGATTTGAGGGCATTTGTTTCTGAAATACCATTCCACAACAGGATTTGCTTTCAGAGCAATGGCTAATTCCCTTTTTGGTACATTCCCCCTCGGCAGCCATCTTAATTGTACTTCCTCCAGTAACAATAACGTATTAAACGATAGATCAGAAACGTCCATCCATCCAAGAGCCATTATTGTAACCTCCTTCAGCTTGTCATTTGGTTGTAGGATTATTAGCGAAGCCAAGGATCCCGAAGGTCGCTGCGAGGTTGCATCAGGTTGCACAGGCCAAAGGTTGCGGAACAGAGAAGAATGTACCATGAATTATCTCATATGTCAATAGAAACTCATCTGTTTGTCAAGAAAATCCAGATCTTGTTTCGCTGGGGAATTCGTTGTTAATTTTTATGGTTTTTTTCTATATACTCTTTATAAGGGCACTTTCAAATGAAGGGGTGAGATTTTGAGAGCTTTAGTTACCGGAGCGTCTTCAGGGATCGGGAAGGTATTTGCGGAAGAACTTGCGAAGAGGGGATACGATCTTGTCCTTGTCGCAAGGAGAAAGGAAAGGTTAGAGAAATTGGCGCATGACCTGTCATCTATTTACGGGGTAGCTGTTGAACCCTTTGTGGCTGATTTAACCGATTTTGATAAGCTGAGGGAACTTGTGGAGAGATTTTCAGATATAGACCTTCTCATTAACAACGCCGGGTTTGGTTTAATTTCACCGTTTGTGGAAATAGATACTGAAAAGGGATTGAAAATGGTTGATCTGAATATAAGAGCGCTTTATTACTTAACGAAGGAATTTTCAAAGAAGATGGTAAAAAGGAATGGGAATGAAGCGGGGATAATCAACATTGCTTCTACCGCGGCATTTCAGCCAGTGCCGGGATTTGCCACTTATGCTGCCACAAAGGCTTTTGTGCTCAGTTTAACTGAAGCCTTTTCCAAAGAATTAGAAGGCAGAGTAAAGATTATGGTCGTTTGCCCCGGCCCAACAAAGACGGAATTTTTCAATGTTGCCGGCTTACCCAATATGCGTGCAAAGTTCATAATGACCCCCGAGAAAGTAGTAAAGGGATCTCTTAGAGCTTTTGAAAAGGGGAAGAGAACCTATATACCCGGTTTTTTCAATAAGCTGTTGGTTTTTCTGCAACGGTTTGTAAGCAGGGAATTAGCCTTGAATGTTGTTGCAAGGTTTTTCTATGAAAAGCCTGAGGGAGAGGTGTAAAGATGAGTGAGATTACGAAAGAATTTATACAGTTTCTCATTAGAGCCAAGCAGAATACATATGCGGGCGATGGGGAAGAATCAGAACCCTCAAGACCATGTTCTAAGGATTTGCATTATCAGGAGGGTGAGTTCTTATATATCGATACTTACTTAGGCAGTTTCGATTTTATAGGGGAAGAAGCAGTCTGGAAGAACGGTAGACCAATTTGGGGAATGAATTACTACGGGAGAATGTTGGTAGATGATATTCCGGAGGGGTTCATCAAATGCTTGAAGGAAGCCTTAAAGAATGTCCCTGCCTCAGCACCTTATCGTGGTCCTGAGACATTCAAATATGGAAGTTTTGAGTATTATTGTGAATGGAAAGGGAATGTCGAATGCTTTGAAGGTAATGAAAAGATATTGTTCGAAGGCAAAATCATATACAAATTGAGCTTTCATGGTGGTACTTTGAAGTAAGTGTAATCTCAGGTGTCGATTCTGGAATGTCGCCAAAACTTAATCAACGGAAATCGGGTTAGATAAATCTGGAGGGAATATTTTGGGAAACAACACTGTTTCTTTTAGTGAAGCACTAAAGTATGTATATCGCAAAGAACCCTGCAGAGTGTTACCGAACGCACTGTGGAAAACGCTGATTAGAATAGGAGATCTGGATTGTTCCTTTGAATTGGACGGAAATGAAGTTACAAAACTTGTAGCGAGAGAAGAAAAAAGATTGTTTGTCTTCTGGAAAAAGAACCCGGGTTTAGACGAGCTGAGCAAAAAAGAGTTGGAACGAATGGATTTCATGGTTATACATGATGAGTACTACCGGCAACTTGATGGCAGGCTTTTTTCTTATACAAAATCTTATTTTAGGATTATCCATGATAATAAAGAAACGTACAATGTGGAATTACCGGCTGGTTTTGCCTTTGAGAATGTGAATATAGCCAGTGAAATTGAAGAGGTTTCGGAATTGATAGGAAGGTGTTATGAAGATATACATCCTGATGTTGAGACAGTCAGGAGCTGGATGAAACATCCTGTGTTCGAAAAGGATTTGTGGGTTTGGGTCATAGATAGGAAAAAGGATACACCGGTAGCTTTAGGTATTGCCGAAATAGATAAAATGATACAGGAAGGATCGCTTGAATGGATTCAGGTTTTGCCCGATTACCAGGGGAAGGGTTTAGGCAGTGCCGTCGTGTTTGAGCTGTTGAACAGACTAAAAAGCCGTGTTGCATTCACTACGGTTTCAGGAGAAGTTGGCAACAAAACCAATCCAGAAAGGCTATACAGGAAGTGCGGGTTTTACGGAAATGATATTTGGTGGGTATTAAGAAAATGAGGTACCAGTTTCTATTGGCGTGAAAGAAGGTGTAGTTTTTTATAGAGAAACAATGAGAGGAAAGAGGTGAGACGATGAGGAAAGCTGTAAATGTGCTGTTAATACTGATCATGGGGGTGATGGTTATGGCATTTTATCCACCGGATGAAAGATTAGAAGATGCTTGTGAGGTCATTAAGGAACTTTCTTCGATGCCTGATAGCGAGGCTTTTGTTGAGCTTCTTAAACGCGCAAAAGGGATAGCGGTATTTCCTAATGTTATAAAAGCAGGATTTGTAGTTGGCGGACAATATGGTGAAGGGTTCCTGTTGAGAAAAGATTCGGAGACCGGCCAATGGTACGGGCCTTTATTCCTTAGGCTCTATAAGATGAGCTATGGGATGCAAGTGGGGGCTCAGTCGATTGGACTTGTACTGCTCATTATGAATGATACGGGGTTTGAAGGGTTTACGAAAGACAACATCACGCTTGGCGGGAGTCTCAGTATTGCTGCCGGGCCCATTGGAAGGAATTTATCCGCGGATGTTGATTATTCTTTGCAGACTATTCTTTCGTATTCGATATCGAAAGGATTCTTTATCGGGTTTACCGTTGAAGGTTCTGTGGTGAAGATCGATAGAAAAGCCATCGAAGAGTATTATGGTGAATACATCTCACCGAAAGCGATATTGAATGAGAAAATTGCTGATTCTTACGAAGTAAACAAGCTGTTGAAACTGATCGAGGATATTACAGGAGAAGGGCAGGCTTTATAAAATAAGGCCGTGGATACGACCGGCTATGTCGGTGATACGAACTCGTTCAGGTAGCGAAGCGACACGAACCGCAAGCGGTTGATATGCGCCTGAGGCGGAAGTGCTGAGCAGCGCTCAGGAGGCTCACGACGTTGACGCTCGCGAGGCTGAGGCTTGCGACGCTGTTGACGGGTAAGCACGCTTCGCATGGGTAAGCCCGGCTGCACCGGGGGTAAGCACTCCTTTCGGAGTGGGTGAAAACTGCTTCGCAGTTGAAAAAGCAGGTCGCTTGCAGAGGCTGACATTCTTTAAAAATCAACGGATAACCGTTATTCTGGAGATGTCCTATCCAGAATCTTAACGCCCCACTGTCATTCTGGAAATGTTTAATCCAGAATCTGGTTTTCAGTACGAGATCCTGAATCGAGTTTAGGATGACGGTTAGGGAACAAGTATCGGGTTAGCAAGGCGATAGGCCCCTATTTGTCATTCTGGAGATGTTCTATCCAGAATCTACTCCACAGACTGTCATTCTGGAGATGTCCTATCCAGAATCTTAACCCCCACCGTCATTCTGGAAATGTTTTATCCAGAATCTTACTCTTCGCCGTCATTCTGGAAATCTCTTATCCAGAATCTGGTTTTCAGTACGAGATCCTGAATCAAGTTCAGGATGACGGGTAGGGGTGTTCGGGATGACATACATACGGCCGACTTGCCTGCTCTATCAACTGCGCAGCAGTTCGCAACAACCACGAAGTGGTTCGAGACAACTCCACAGGAGTTCGTGCCACCGGCGTAGCCGGTCGTAACTGCCTTGTGAGCGTCGCTCCATCAACTGTCAGCGTCTGCAAGCCTCCTGGATGTAGTCCAGCACTTCGCAGCTTAGCTGTTTTCCGCCGCAGGCGTGTGTCAACCGCGAAGCAGTTCGCAACGGGCTTACCCCCAGCGCAGCTGGGCTCACCCACGCGAAGCGTGCTAACCAGCCGCACAGCGGCCCTCTCGGTTCTCGGACTCTCGGACTCTCGATTCTTATCAGGAGTTCGTGTCAATCCCGAAGGGATTCGGAGCGCCGCGCAGCGGCTTTCTCTATTAGCTTTTCAACTCTTTTTCCATAAATTTTGCGGTATCTTCGCCGAACATGTTTTTTACGGTCTTAAAGAATCCATCGGTTGTTTTTATGTTTTTTGCAAGAAGCTCCTTTAGCAGTTTTTTGAAATTATCTGATCCTATCTTTTTCTCAAGTTTATTCAGGATTACCGGGCCTTTTGCGTATAACGTCAGAAATGCTTTCTCGTCGCTTCTGCTCAAACCGTAAATTGGCGGGCAATCGGTTACGGCTTGCCTGTATTTTTCTATTTTCCTTTCAAATTCGGCATTGCCGTATTTTTCTTTATAAAGCAGTAGGGCAGAATACTCGGCGAAGGATTCGTTGAGCCAGTCTTCCCACGTGCTGCTGTCAGCTCCCATCCACCATAGATGAGAAATCTCGTGTGACAGGAATTTGAAATAGTTTTTATCGTCTACATCTTCAAGCGCTACAACCAGCAAGCCGGGTCTGCAGTACCCACCGCCTTCTGACCTTGGTGCGATAACGATGGTGAACTCTTCTACATTGGTTTTTCCAAAGTAATCAAAGCAGGTTTTTATAATAAACCCAAGATGCTTTTCTATCTTCTCCGCGATTTTTTCGCCTTCTATGGAAGCATTATAAATTTTTATGGTCATCCTCCGTTCTCGTACGATTCTCTTTTTGAAGTTTTTGGAAGCCAATATTGTACAATCATTAACCATGTTATCTGATTCCACAATCCAGTATCCGTTTTGTTTCCTGGCTTTTTGCCCCACTACTTCGTAACCATCTTCTATATCCACCCTGATTTGAAAAGCAGCTTTTCTATTTTCTTCAGCAAGTGGGAACCATGGAGAATATAAGCTGATCTCCACCCATTCTTCGTTTATCCTGTTTACTTCATATTTTTTGAGTGTGTTGATTTTTCCGTGGTACTTAAATTGTAATTTGATCACATCACCTTTGTTTTTCTTTTTATTCAAATGGATTTTTATTTGCTTTGATTCCAGTATGAAGGGGCTCCAATTGCTTATTTCGTTGCTTACCGCGTAATCTTTTACGTCTTCTGAAGTTATCTGATCAATGTTTATGTCTTTGTATATATAAAGATTTATTTCTTCGGTTGAATCCTGCAAAACGTAATAGTCCAGGTTCAACAGCGCGTATATTTCCTTATTTTTGGGCACTATTCTTATTTTTCCTTCGTAAAAATTGGTGTTTTCCATTTATATCCCTCGCTTGATCTTTTCAGTCTGATGTTCTGAATGTTTCAAATAGTTGATTTGTTAGTCGTATTATAACGTACCTTATTTTACGCAGTCAAATGCGCTTTGTATTGCCAGATATAGATTCGAAATGATATGAAAGTTCTTATAAAGGAAGGTCATTTGGTAGAATTGAATAAAGCGAATGAGGAGGGATAATAATCGTGGACAGGATTTCTTTGACTGATTTGTATCGTTATGTGAGTTTGGGAAATATAGAGTTTTTGCCGGAGGGAAAGAAATTCATCTTTGTCAGGAAAAGGATGGATAAGAAGCAAAATAAGTATTACAGTGATATCTGGATCAT is a genomic window containing:
- a CDS encoding type II CAAX endopeptidase family protein; the encoded protein is MKQARDEHWSFFLYTFLWSWSLWLVPVIFGLETTVSKLFYALGGIAPSTVGIFMAYSKKDRKYWKDFWHRIFDFRLIGFGWYLVIFLFVPVSSLIAVMINYFLTGTIPELSTLKSFLANPIKLIPFAVFMLFFGPIVEELGWRGFALDHLEKRYSWIKSSIILGSFWALWHLPLFFVRGTYQYNLMNDSFIYFIDFMVAFFPASVVMDWIYNNNGRSILSGVLFHFCMNFFGEVIDLPNHIKPYSTIVMMTVAIAILISWKSKNENRDSRPEIW
- a CDS encoding DUF2461 family protein, with amino-acid sequence MGKNQPQPMKYYPEINKVIEQVIVELSGILSGITEDRIRQADLFDEFCHWFISIKKHPLKKPQYWKIAPGEQAWEWESCRENGYIAIGWEKLGDISRMTRKEFNEKAERLSKEIDGYKKVGMEQVWNFAKDIKEGDYVIANLGTKEVLGIGVVTGPYYFVENTRHGHRLPIDWIDTQKREVKKPAWVRTLIKLDEEEFREIVETPPGTFSDGLFTEKTFELLDQLHENPTRAFYHERSGEFDKYVVEPVKELMTTVASKLPKEMKEKLETEKSIFGKIPKNDFGRGGAWDHFWGAFYPRGRKRIESAQLFVWINRDVMRYGFSIGMYGGSDAKVFTKNLRENARQIIHIFNEMNISDSLLFGDRAEIKVLSGVHNAKAVDIETWVNDIKNQPLTVCVEIPSNEVLSFAKERLVDKVTECFVKLYPLVILTIEENDPMKEIIEFISGPDEYERNPAYPLDELSAEIGFEESLLERWIRAINRKG
- a CDS encoding McrB family protein, with amino-acid sequence MYGPPGTGKTFVARKIARHLIGGGNGFIKTVQFHPSYSYEDFIQGIRPTSDENDTLKYPVVPGAFMKFCKEASERDGICVMIIDEINRANLSRVFGELMYLLEYRNEDITLPSGERFKIPENVRIIGTMNTADRSIALVDHALRRRFAFLRLWPNYEILRNFHAGGDFNPEGLIQVLERLNRNIEPHYQVGITFFLEEGIKDKIEDIWCMEILPYLEEYFFDQPEKVDEFKWEKVKTEILGEDS
- a CDS encoding McrC family protein, giving the protein MKNIIELKEYKKKIVPKEDLPNELGAFLWRENGNKINVEFPTLKTANNWELTSNGWVGYIPLSQEYGLRLLPRVELKNLLHMLEYAYNLKSFQFIEGIQDCETIEELYERLVKVFVKRVIDRTKRGLYREYIQQNDRLPYVRGKLNVRSMIKQPWKVKLDCVYQDHTNDIEENQIILWTLSKLVMSDSISEGTRNLVRKAYRSLAGTIKVRPFKPSECIKRFYNRLNSDYLPIHVLAKFFLENSGPAVKSGTSKMIPFLVNMPRLFEKFIAEWLKKNLKGYIVRAQEKVNLDKENSLSFNIDLVIYSGLTGEAVAVLDTKYKINERPSDNDISQIASYAMTKNCTKAFLIYPIDMNPPVNVTVGSVAIRCLTFQLSGDLEANGMRMVDELMRFIE
- a CDS encoding GNAT family N-acetyltransferase gives rise to the protein MRRLIMRMFQEENDYWRIRNFLRQTLILNELRQLNWHVARLDYWRWHVIENGDAYDPVEKVTYIWETPDGKIAAVLNPEGRGDAFLHVHPAFRTKKMEEEMIAVAEKHLANSCSIGRKVLYVWAHENDDLRKGILEGRGYTKTEIRDCQHRRSLAIPIPDASVAKGYVIRALGDEQEIPARSWASWRAFHPNEPDEKYDGWEWYHNIQKQPLYRRDLDIVAVAPEGEIAAFCTIWYDDFTRTGYIEPVGTVPEHQRRGLGKTVMLEGLRRLKRMGAVVAFVSGFSTAANALYFSVMSDDHNFLVPWKKEF
- a CDS encoding class I SAM-dependent methyltransferase encodes the protein MALGWMDVSDLSFNTLLLLEEVQLRWLPRGNVPKRELAIALKANPVVEWYFRNKCPQINDWVDKILENIKNEPINDPAKVREAEIAVLTAINDWVVFVVDPVVYDQQPFLNWDSNELLSLVDFSGKTVIDVGAGTGRLTIVAAEKAKTVFAVEPVANLRSYLRKKAKEKGLTNIYVVDGLIEEIPFPDQFADVTMGGHVFGDTPEEEYKELLRVTKPGGMIILCPGNGDKDNEIHRFLVDKGFEWSRFEEPRDGIKRKYWKQVK
- a CDS encoding SDR family NAD(P)-dependent oxidoreductase codes for the protein MRALVTGASSGIGKVFAEELAKRGYDLVLVARRKERLEKLAHDLSSIYGVAVEPFVADLTDFDKLRELVERFSDIDLLINNAGFGLISPFVEIDTEKGLKMVDLNIRALYYLTKEFSKKMVKRNGNEAGIINIASTAAFQPVPGFATYAATKAFVLSLTEAFSKELEGRVKIMVVCPGPTKTEFFNVAGLPNMRAKFIMTPEKVVKGSLRAFEKGKRTYIPGFFNKLLVFLQRFVSRELALNVVARFFYEKPEGEV
- a CDS encoding DUF5680 domain-containing protein — protein: MSEITKEFIQFLIRAKQNTYAGDGEESEPSRPCSKDLHYQEGEFLYIDTYLGSFDFIGEEAVWKNGRPIWGMNYYGRMLVDDIPEGFIKCLKEALKNVPASAPYRGPETFKYGSFEYYCEWKGNVECFEGNEKILFEGKIIYKLSFHGGTLK